ACGTGGCCTTGCGGTCGGCCCCCATAGGGGGCCACTGACGTTGATTGAGGCAGCCTGCCTCTAGTGCGACGCCTTTTACCGTCATTCCTGCGGAAGCAGGAATCCAGTATTTTCATCGAATCCTGGACCCCGGCTTTCGCCGGGGCGACGTCCTGTGACTCCGAGCCTGCTCGGATACATCGGGGATTTTTTCCGGCTGAGCCAACGAACTCTGACCACGTGCCCAGCACGTGGGATTCTGAGTTGAACTAAATTTCAGTGCTTTCAACAGCCCATTTGTAGAGTGATTCTCTTTAACGCGAAAACACTCCTTGCAACTGCTTCAGGGGAAGCGTTGCCCGCGACCGGGGGCCTTGGTATACTATGGCAAGCCCACCGGAACAATCAGGCTGAAAGCTCGGGGCAAACGATCCAAGCAAGCGCGGGACAGTAATAGGGAGTTTTTGGGCTCATACCATGATACACAAAATTCGTTCATGCTTCATTTACAAATTGTGCGACCGCGTCTGGGCTGGAGGATATCCCGATGTTGCGGCTATTCAGCGGCTGACAGCGGAAGGCGTCAAATCTTACATAAACCTGACCAGACGCGACGAACAGTGGGTGTATGGCATCAAGAGCTACGAAAGCTTACTTCCTGCCGGCGCAAACCAACTGCGGTTCCCGTTGTGGACCTACTGGTTGCCTCGAGTGACGAGACTCCTGGAAATTGCGCAGGCCGTGCAGGGCAATGCGCCGAGCTATGTCCATTGCAGGCAAGGCCTCGATAGGACGGGAATGATAGCGGCTTTGGTACTCCTTAGTAGAGGAATGACATTAGATGACACGCTCTCATACTTGAGGAACGCCCGGGGCACGGATTCGCCGCGAATACCTTATCACCTTAAATATCTAAGAAAACATGCTTCGGATGTGATCAACTCATTTGGGCCTGGAAGATTGCCCTGACGTGTTCAAGTTTCTGAACGTACCGAAAGCGCGCGGCGTGCGCCTGGGCAAGATCAACGCGGGCGAAACGGATTACATCGCCGGGCTTGGCCTGGGCCACCAAATCAAGGTTCGCTGTAATTACCGTGGCGATTTTTGCGTACCCGCTCGCGGTCTGTTCTCCGAGGACAATAATCGGCTGTCCGGCCGCCGGAACCTGGACCATTCCCGGCATATTCCCTTCAGAAATGATGCTTTTGGGAACGCCCTCCACAAAAGGAATAACAGGACCTGCCAATCGGTATCCTGCGCGGTTTGCTTCCGAGGTGACGGAGAACTCAGAGTTGAAGAACACCTCGGTCCCCGAGTGGAAATAATGGTTCTGAGGGCCGGGCACTGCTCTCAAGGCTATCTCCCGGCTAAAGGTCGGCCTGAGAGCTTCCGGAAGCACCAGACGGAGCGAAACGGCCCCTGGTTCGCCGCGAGAGATAACGTCTCCTTTGAGTAAAGCACGCCCCTGCACTCCGCCGATCTTCCCACCTGTGTAGGTTGATCGG
This region of Desulfomonile tiedjei genomic DNA includes:
- a CDS encoding dual specificity protein phosphatase family protein, translating into MIHKIRSCFIYKLCDRVWAGGYPDVAAIQRLTAEGVKSYINLTRRDEQWVYGIKSYESLLPAGANQLRFPLWTYWLPRVTRLLEIAQAVQGNAPSYVHCRQGLDRTGMIAALVLLSRGMTLDDTLSYLRNARGTDSPRIPYHLKYLRKHASDVINSFGPGRLP
- a CDS encoding biotin-dependent carboxyltransferase family protein, coding for MMEIFRVLEPGAFTTVQDLGRYGFQQFGIPISGALDKSSCRIANMLVGNPESAAVLEITFVGPKLEVLSDGLVAVTGADMPVLVNGLSQPGWASVQVRRGDVISFRAARQGVRAYLAISGGVLVPIVMGSRSTYTGGKIGGVQGRALLKGDVISRGEPGAVSLRLVLPEALRPTFSREIALRAVPGPQNHYFHSGTEVFFNSEFSVTSEANRAGYRLAGPVIPFVEGVPKSIISEGNMPGMVQVPAAGQPIIVLGEQTASGYAKIATVITANLDLVAQAKPGDVIRFARVDLAQAHAARFRYVQKLEHVRAIFQAQMS